Sequence from the Maribacter algicola genome:
ACAATCTTAAGGCCCGAAAAATCTATACGCAATTCAATATTCTGGAACGAATCGTCATATTCATAGTTGTAATTCTGGCCATTGGAGCAGTCCTTATGAGTTTTCAAGAAATCAGGGAGGTAGGGGTAAGTATTTTTGCATCGGCCGGGGTGGCAGGTATCATCATTGGTTTTTCGGCTCAAAAACTTATCGGAACCGTATTGGCGGGCATACAGATTGCCATTGCCCAGCCCATAAAGTTGGATGATGTAGTTATCGTAGAAGGGGAATGGGGCCGTATCGAGGAAATCACGTTAACCTATGTGGTCGTAAAAATTTGGGATAAACGCCGTCTCATTGTACCTACGCCTTATTTTATTGAAAAACCTTTTCAAAACTGGACCAAAACTTCCTCAGACATTTTGGGCACCGTTTTTTTATATACCGATTACAAGGTTCCTTTTGATGCTTTACGGGAGAAATTGACCCAGATTTTGGAAAATACCGATTTATGGGACAAAGAAGTTAATGTATTGCAGGTAACCGATAGCAAGGCCAATTTTGTAGAGATAAGAGCCCTCATGAGTGCCAAGGATTCTTCTACGGCATGGGATTTGAGGGTGCATGTACGAGAAAAATTGATATCTTTCCTTCAGGAAAATTATCCGGAAAGTATTGTTCATAATAGGTTGTTGATCAA
This genomic interval carries:
- a CDS encoding mechanosensitive ion channel family protein; its protein translation is MDTVFEDIPRESLIYLGISFTVFLIIYWVTLFVLRKFGKDPRYLVPEGVMKKVAFPIFLLFVSIVVRMTSFRQLLGMENEEYWFKKASTLLFIFAMTWLIIGILKVVKQLIIHNYDVNTEDNLKARKIYTQFNILERIVIFIVVILAIGAVLMSFQEIREVGVSIFASAGVAGIIIGFSAQKLIGTVLAGIQIAIAQPIKLDDVVIVEGEWGRIEEITLTYVVVKIWDKRRLIVPTPYFIEKPFQNWTKTSSDILGTVFLYTDYKVPFDALREKLTQILENTDLWDKEVNVLQVTDSKANFVEIRALMSAKDSSTAWDLRVHVREKLISFLQENYPESIVHNRLLINDKDLAPSKTD